atttctcaCGCCAGCCCaatcctctcttcttttcttttcttttttttagccCATCCGCCCAATCTCCTTTCTTCAGCCcaactcctcttcttcttcttcttcttatttttttttaccttcctCAAGCCGTTCGGTCAACCCACGAACAGCCCACAAAAACGCGATTCACCCCCCCCACCCCATTTttactattcatcgtcttcttcgtgTATCTTCTTCATGCGACGCCTCCCTTGCGTTCGCTGCACCGAGACCAAAACCGAACGCCGCCGGTCAAAATATCGGCACCGACGCCGACTTCGTTGGATATCGAGTCTCCACGTTGATCCGACCCGATCTCCTCTTCTCTAACGCACCTCTACGCTCGTCATCGTGCCACCTTGATTGCCACATCGGACTACCGCCGGGACGCACCCGCTGGACCTGCTGGAGACCAACCGGTTCAGCCCACCTCGTGTCCAACTGCGTTCGTCGCCACGTCGGATCGCCACCGCTCGAAGCCCGCGTCCCCTCTCGCTCACGCCGGGTTTCGTCGGCGATTCGTGTTCGTTTGCCGCACCGCTCACGCACGCATCGCCTTCTATTCAAGCTTGCGTCGTCTCGGCCCGAGTTTGAGTCACTCTCTCGCCAACTCGGTCGGCCTCACCTCGCCTCCACTCGGGCTCGCGTCGTCTCGGCCCAAACTCGCGATCGCCACCGGACCTCACACGCAAACACTGGTTCGAGTCACGGGTGTCATCTGCGCTCAAATTCCCGAGCCGCCGTCTGCACTCATTTCCCAGCGTCGTCAACCGTTGCTGGATCGACCTAACTCACTCTCCCCGCGAGTCGTCGACCCTTCATCCTAGCGGACGTAACGGTTGGCGATCGGCTCTACCAACTCTCACGACCCCCACCCTCCGGTTTCACTCAACGTCATCACGTTTAAAGAGGGGCTGATCGGGCAACCGAACGAATTGGGGTGTAAGGCCGAAAACCAACATTGTTGTCCTGGGCAATGCTTGGATACATAGGCGGTGAACGAGAGGGAGGTAACGGCTCATTTAAGAGCCAAAGATGGCAGTGCAACAAAAATACATAATGGAAGAGGAACTTGCGACCAAGTCTATACTACACGCAAGCCGAAACGATGGAGTTCGGTTCATTGTTTCAACCAAATAGGGGGGAGTCTAGAGGTTCGAGTTTACCTGTCGCGGGAGGATGTCGATTGGGAGTCGACGAATGCGGTGGTGATGAAGGTCCAACGTGCACAGTCGACGCGCAACGTGGGGTAGGAATAAGGACTCAAGAGAAAATGATGTCCGCTTCCTCGTCTGCTCCTTCCTTGCGCCAACTTGTACTTCCCTCTTCCCTATTCCctctccgtttttttttttgtcgccgAACCGATCGAACCCTTCTGCTCccactttctctcccttttctctattttctctccaTCTTTTGACGCTCGCTGAACCGAACCAACTTTTGGAGCCTGAGCCAACCCAACGCCTgccctcctttctttttttttttttgttttctttttgagcGACCGAAGAAGCCCCCCAACTTGCTGCCCACGTCTGACTTTGTGGACCAAAATGAGCGTGAGATGTGGCCCTTTAGTTGACCGTGTAGATTGTGTGGGCCAAAAATGAGTGATGTGGACTAGGAAGGACCATGTGAGCTGTACAGAGACAGCAAGATGTGATGTTGTACATGAGTGTTGGTAGAGGAGACGTTGAGATGAGGGTGCAGATGATGGGGTTGGTCTTcatgggaggagaaaaaaaaagagagatgggCCATGGGcaacttaaaggagaaaaatgggCCATGCGCTTGGGCCTAtgtaggaagaaaatgaaaatgaaagctaGGCCTACATCCTACGGGCCTATGGGAAAAGAGGGAAGACCGGACCGAGCTTCGCCCGAGAGGGCTCGAGTCGAGCTGGCCCGccctgatttttttcttttttttctttttttaaattagttatatatatttttactttttctatttcacaataagacaaaaataaattagacgtattctcatttaactaataataataataataataataataataataacaataataataatatgggatcgccaaaattaggtgtcaacacttgtTATATGCACAATCAATACTGCTATCCAAGAGCACTTGTGAACAATATCGATTACGAGTTTACAagcaaaacgagaaaaaaaaaaaaggtaccatATTGAAAATAACATGCACTCTTTATTTAGTTATAGAGTAACGGACCTAACGGTCTAGATAGTTGTTGCTAATATTCAATTTAGAAAAGGCAAATATAATTTTGTCTGTGTATTTATATGTATCTTTGTGGGGGAGACTTGTCATGTCTAATCTCCATCGTTGCCTTTTTACAGAGCACGGGAGTCGAATCCCGCACCTATGATATTGGCGTCTCCATCCCCCTATTCCTTTACCAGCGGGTCCCGCATGCCGATTGGCGGTAAAATAATTTAGAGTGTTAGAATGCTCTTGAAATTCTCTAACCGAGTGTTTCACCAAATGGTCTccgagccctttttttttttttttttttttccctttttcatgttttatctACTTTTATTCTGGtgaaataatttgaattttgaggtGGGTTAAGATTACCACGACATTCAGGGAAACCGGACCACTACTGGTCCCCTTGGCAAAGGGAGAAACCTAAAGGGCCAAATTGTTGTCCGGCCCACTCGAACTTTAGGACAGATAAGACAAACGAGAGAACATTTAGTATAACGACTAACGAGTTTAGGCTTAAGATATTCCTTAGGAGACATGCTTAGCTACTGGTCTCACTACATCAGATTATGGTCTTTTTGgaaaggtacaaaaaaaaaaggaagaagctgGACAATTTGCCTAGCTTCCCTACCGTGCATAATATAGATCTTGAAAGTGGTGAAAGTATAACCCACGTTCGAAAAGGCGGGGTTATTTTCGGATAATGATCTCGACTTTCTTTTTCCGGTACCAATCGTCATATTTATGCATTCTCTTGGGATTATTCTTAAGACTACGAATTCATGCCTCTTCAACAAATCACCCtcctgcccaaaaaaaaaaaaaaagttaacgaAACGTTGTTTGAAGGACCAGTGTGAACGAGGATCAGTTGAGCGCTCGAAGAGGGTCGAAATcctagaaaaaaaagttaaaacttcgagtttctcttttcaattttttttttccagattggTAATGAATTTTGAGCGGAGGGAATCAGGGGACCATGTCCAAAGGACCATACCGATTCCGCAATGGGGAATTGAAGAAAAAGTGGGGGAAAAGGAATGACAGGGTCAGCTCAGAAATTGTAAAGTGGGGCATTGGAGTGGAGATCCATCCCCGTCTTAAGACGAGGTCGGTGCGCACAAAACTCAAACAAGTGGTGGGCATCCTCGAACCGAACATGATAACGTAGGGGAGAGATGTTGCTGCCCCACTTCGCGTTGCCTCGCCAGCCACAAGATCCCGTCCGTTCGACTGTGTCCAAAGCCTAAGCACACCAAGAAAAAGTCAACTCCACCTAACCCTACGGCTCATTAATTCCACCCTCTAATCATAAGATTGAGAAATTAATCACCATTCCGTTAACGATGAACTCAGATTCGGCCATTAATGGTCGTGTCATCTTCTGCCTTCCGGGAGCGTTCGCGAGATCGTATGCGCAAGCAATCGAAGCGCGCGATCGGATCGCCAAAGGAACGAGATCAAAAAAGGCGTTATCATCGCACGATACGCCAACATGCTCAGGTGGGTCGCCTAATCGATTGAGAGGTTTTATTCTTTCTCGTGCTTCTTGCCCAAGCCATGTCCTAAGATCTATTGTTTAGGCGAGCACATCATCGCCCTTGAGCATCTGCTCATTCTTTGGCTCGGTGGCAAGGACATCACACCTCAAGACAACTAAAGTGTGAGACCTATGGGCAAGACTTGCTATATGACGCTATGGATTTAACTCATTGAGGAATTGTCCGCTTTAGCCCGTCTCATATCGAGCCTCACGATTATTTTCTTTGGCATACAGGTGGGCACCTTCTTAGGAGGTCATCCATTCCGGGAGCGTTCTCCCCCGAGCACGCTTAACTTTAAAGTTCCAAAACTAAGCATTGCCGTTATGTCAAAAGACGCATCCATGAGTTAATTCCAACTTTCTCACACAGACACACACGGACACATTCAAGAATCGCTCTTCCCACATTCGGTGCACGGTTTGGTTAATTCATATCCCCTTCGTCATCCTAAAAGCCTATCGGGAGCCGTTCCTTATCCAGACCCTCTAGCGACTACTCTCCGCCCTCATCGAATCACATTGTTGCATATTAAGTGAGACAAAAAAGGGTTCATCAACAATAAAATTCAGGTACACGAGATCCTAGTTAAGTTTGAGCAAGCTATTAAGCTTCGAAATTCTCAAAGTCAGCCAcaattgggaaaattgtccataGAATCATaaaattgcacttttgccaattcggttataaatcttttaattttatcaattgagttataaacatttCCACGTTTCACTAATTAATCTGGTCAATTTGAGCCGAAAATCGGCGACGTGGACATCACCTGTCTTATATGACACGGAATGAGCTAACATAACAGTTCTTAATAATAGTTTAATATTATTTGTTGAAATTTGAATCTtgtatttactttttcttttgttttctttctttacttttttcgtttcttttttctttttgcctttttatcTCCACCCCCCATCACCAAGCCTCAAGCGAGGGACGTCCGTGCTTAGGCTGGCGGagggaaaatgggaaaaagaagaaaaaaaagtaaagaaggaaaataaaagagaagagaagaaaagaaaattacaaaaatactaaCAAAATTtctacgtcaacgatttccgatcGAAATTTGTCGGATgaacttaattaacaaaaaagtgaaaaggtttgagactcattgacaaaattaaaatatttatgactgaataaacaaaaatgcaatatgtttaggactttctgGATAATTTTCCCCGCCAACATCCGAACATTACGCAAGTCGCGTCATGACATCATCGATTTAACTTCGACCCGATTAAataacctttgaatattcgtagCGTCAAAGAGAAAAGATCAAGTAGTCTTGCCAACTTTAATGGAAACTTCAAAGGCTGAGGATGGTTCCACCTACAATGACGCAACTAATCAAGGGGGTATATTCTCATAGCTTTCCTTAGTTCCGTAGTTTTCTCCGGCCGCCTCTTTGACTTGACTTGTATCGTTAAGCGTGGCCGTGGGGTTGGGACTTTGGGTGTCGTTGTAAGCTTCCCAACGTCGAGGTCTACGCCAGTAGCCGCCGGAGGCTCGCCGGCATTGACTTCTTCCATTTGTCTTCCTTGTCATTCATTTTATTCATGCATCgtccttcttttgtttttggtcaaatcATCCATCGTCTTCCGTCGGTTACGTTCACGCACTCATTTTGTCGTTTCCATTTCGATTTCGATATTCCCACCGATCAATATCCTCGATGGTATCAACAGAAAGACAAAACGAAGAATAAAAAGACCAAAGTACGAGACGGAGTATGTTCTGTATAGACACCGTTTGGTTTGGGCATAGTTCAGGTTCCTCCTAAAATCGAGAATCCAGAATCTACGGTCGAAATCGGATTTTCAAGTTTTGGAAATTGGAACTTACCCATCTCATAACCTAACACCTACCTTATCATAGGTAAATGACTGCATTGAATCATCACCTCTTTTCTTCTACAATCTAATGACCACAATTCGTACTTAGCCACACGAAGAATTTGAAGCATTCCATTCATTGACATTGCCGAAAATGAAAGTTTAGACTAGTAGTTTCAGATTACACACTCATAACTGGACGAGACATAAAATAAGGTTTTAGGTTCTATTCGGAAGCAGCCTATTCAAATCGGTTTCCCAACTTTTGAAATCTATAACCCGCCCCGCATACCCTAAAATCTGGAATCATGCTCGTCTCTATTTTGTTCACGAACCAATCAAATAATACCTAATGAGgcaattttacaaaattataCACAAAACGCACATGCAATTTTAGCAGCAACATAAAAGTAAAACGATCTTTCTGACAAAGTGTATTCCATTCCCTTCACTATATCTAATCtccatttctcctttttcttattaaattttctttttgttagcaCCCGGAATTGTCATGACAGTCAAgaaatcacatttaattaaaTACCGGACTTTCCCCCGCGGCCTAAAGATGACACGAAATCGATAATAGATAATTTGCCACTACAATCGATTAATTTAGAGATGACAGTTCTAGAAAAATTTCGGACAATGTTGCTTTTGATTCCTCCAACTTTTCAAACTTATGCGtacaaaattgaagaaaatattttattagatcACGAATCCCGTCTTATCGATAAAGCCTACCGTAATCATAACTTATCTTTATCAAAGCTCAATTTTAAAATACCATTGAATGGGGCTAACGAATTTCGAAACGAACATTGGTAATACAATTAGGTAAAATCAAGGCTCTCCCAAATAATTGGATGTTCTTCCTAATCAATTCGAAACCAATTAATGCAGAAATATACTAAGAGACGTACGAAGCAAGCCGCTGTAACGAACATTCCGAGCATAAATATATTCACACAAAACGAtgtcgtctctctctctctaggctcTTTCCTTTTAACCGATATATAAAACGTTCGTCTTCCTTAATTCGCACGAATCTCGTTGTCAATCATCGCCGAGACGACATCCTCGTCGGTCCTCGTCCTCCTTTTTCTCTCACGCCATTTTCGCTTCGCTCGAAGCGCCTTTTGAGCAGGGACTCAGGTCTCTTGAGTGGCTAGATTCTCGTGATCCGCTGCTTCTATTTGATTCTTCTCGCGGTTCGTCACACCGACGCGCTTTGTTTCTCGCCACTCCGGGTTTCGCGTGTTTTTCCCAGGTGCGTTCCGTTCCCCGAGCTCCCTTCCTTTTTGTTGCTGTGCGCTGCGAGTGACCGCGAGCGAGCGATCGATTCAGCTCCTTGGGCCGAGGAGGCTAGCGTTTTTTCGTCGGAGGTTTCTGATCGGGCGTGGCGGCTGCAGGACGGCGGAGTGAGTTTAGAGTTTCCCTTGCGTTTTGACGGGGAAGCGAACGGTTAGGACATCGTCCTTTGCGATTCGGCTGATTGTTAGCTGAGCGCGGAATTAGTCGAGTACTCTTTTCTATACGAATCGAGTTTCCGTTTGACTGTTCGTAGTTGTTTGTGCTTTTTTTCGCGATAGATGTCGAGAAAACGTGTCGTCGTTCGGTCTGCGTTTCTGGTATGCTGACTTTGCAGGCAATGTGACTGGTCCGGTACCGTACGGAGGGTCTTCATTCAAAGGTGGAGCTGAGGCTCATACTTATGATTCCATTGGTTTTCTCAGAGCAAGCAGAATTGCCCGTGATTTAGAATGATAGTAGGCATTTTAGGACCACTACGCCAACACATTGTTCTAATGATCTGATCCTTGAGGTGGATTGTAGtcctttctctatttttttcgtGGTGGCTGAGAGGACATTTAAGTGTCACTTGGTCTAAGAGAAGCTGGTCAGGAAAGGAACCCATAGCAAGCCCTTCCTAGCAAGATCTTGCATGAGGATGGTAGACATATGGCATCTACGCTGAATGTGAAGTTCGGACCAAGAGCTCTTATGTTATCATCCAGTTCATGAGATCAGGGAGTGATAGATGGAGGTGGAGTGGTGAGTTGTGAACCCTTCTGTTTAGGAGAGGCACAAACTTGCTAGCAATATCTTGTGTGTTGCTCATCAGAGTCTGTGCCCCTGATGGTGTGCATTCTTTAACTTTTTAGTGGACGTGCTTGATTAGCTGAAGTAATCCAACTGAAGCTACAACTTACACTTCCTTATGCTCTCCATATAATTGTCCAGTGACAGTGGAATTTGTAAGTGTTCTTAAAGTAGTTTTGCCGGTTACTATATCTTCAGGCTACTTTTCAGGTCTACTGCACTTTCATCGGGGCTCTTTTCAACTAAAATGGAGGGCAGGCGACTCAAAAGTTGTTGAAACAGATGCGGAGCATCCCGTGCTTTCCATGTTGTAAACACGCGCTGAGAAGATTGTTGAGGAAATGGGGAATCATACACGCAGGTTGGAACTACTGATGGCTTGTAGTACTATGGAACCGTACCCTGTTTCTGAGAGAATAGTGTTGAGTTTTCTGGGCTGCTGAAAGTTATCTTTCTGAATCACTTGTCTTTCGGCTGTTGCAGTGCTGGGTGTAAAAAATCAAATGACACCATGAGGCTGATAATAACAACATTTTTCGGAGTTGTGTTTGGTTTCTTCATTGGGGTGTCTTTTCCTACATTGTCTCTAATTAAGGTATCCCATCTGTTTCTCTTGATTcacttcttcattttcatcctTTCATTATTTGCACTCTCCCTCTTATCTGAATCTTTTGGGTACTTCTCTCCAAAAATTGGTAGTTTAATCTTCCAACCAGCCTTCAAACGGCTGTTGATGTCAAGTATTCGGAAGACCCAAAAACAGGGCTCTCGACCCAAACGATTCTAAATTTGTCTGGTGAGAAGGGTTATAATAGCAGCTCAGATCAAGCTCAAAATGGTACATCTAAGGTAAAAGCTCCTTAATTTTAGCTCAATGCTGATAGCATATCTGGAAATGAGGAAGGCACATGCTTGAAAATTTATGCGTACTGCATGTGCTCGTTATTGGTTGATGCTTGAGTGTGATTGACCATCCGGAATAGAAAGGGATATATGAGATCAGACTTCATGGCTCTTATCATTGAAAACCTTTCTGCTCTTTCCAGCACATGTAAATATCATTGGAATTTTCATAAATTATAATTGCATCATGGTTCTGCTTTGGttgtaaacaaaagaaaatacgaGTCCCCTAAAGGAAATTACATCCTCTGATAGCAGCTGCGTGTTTTTACTGTGTTTGATAAATGAACAATTCGTTCATCTCTGCTTTATCTCCATAGTTACTTCCTAATCTTTCTTAGTACTCAGAATCAGTAGATGTCGTCATGACTTTGTTACAGATTTGGGTCCCTTCAAATCCCAGAGGTGCAGAAAGACTGCCACCGGGAATTGTCACTGCAGAGTCAGATTTTTATCTGCGCAGACTGTGGGGTAAGCCAAGTGAGGTGCGTCTCTGCCTGTGAACTGAATTGGATGTAATCAGCAACTCTTAAGTTTTCCCAGATGTCTAATCAATATGTCATCTTCAGGACTTAGCCATTAAACCGAGGTACCTAGTGACCTTCACTGTTGGTTATAATCAGCGGTTGAATATTGATGCTGCCGTTAAAAAGGTTTTCTCTCACTCTGCAAATTTTGCTTGCGTGCCTAGCATTTACTTCTGTCACATGCATTGCTAAATGTGTTCCTCTCACAGTTTTCAGAGAACTTTACCATTCTCTTGTTCCACTACGATGGAAGAACAACTGAATGGGATGAATATGAATGGTCCAAGAGGGCCATACACGTGAGCGTTAGGAAGCAGACAAAGTGGTAAAGAACTGCTATCTGTAGTGTGCAGGATATTTCCTGAACTTTCTTGGGGTTTAGatttcaatctctctcttcagGTGGTATGCCAAGCGGTTCTTGCATCCTGACATTGTGGCACCTTATGACTACATTTTCATATGGGATGAGGACTTAGGGGTTGAGCATTTTAATGCAGAAGAGTAAGCGGGAGATATATACATAACACTCTACTACCATTTACATTTCTGACAATTGAAACTCATCGAGTTTTGTGTGGTACCATGCCAGATACATAAAATTGGCGAGAAAGCACGGCTTGGAGATCTCGCAGCCAGGTCTGGAGCCTAACAAAGGCTTAACATGGCAGATGACTAAAAGAAGAGGTGATCGAGAAGTTCACAAGTGAGACTGACGCCACtgttttttttggctaaaactTGCAGTCTTCGATTAGTAAGTAAATAGACGGTATTTGTTTTCTCCAGAGAAACAGAGGAGAAACCTGGCTGGTGTACTAGTCCCAGTCTGCCCCCATGTGCAGCGTATGAACTTTGAGCATCCTTATTAATATTTCCTTTTCTCGAGATGCTCCTTATTATCTCGTCACCAATGATTATTGATGGAAATGGATCCCAACAGGATTTTGTATTTGACATTTCCAGGTTTGTTGAGATAATGGCTCCAGTTTTCTCACGAGATGCTTGGCGCTGCGTGTGGCATATGATTCAGGTCACCCGAGCATATTCATCCTTTGTGTACCCTCCTCTGCCTTTTATTTCAACatgccttttccttctttaattttGAAGTGTGGGGATTTGCAGAATGACCTAGTCCACGGATGGGGTCTCGATTTTGCTCTCCGGAAATGTGTAGAGGTGTGTGACCTGCATTTTGATTCCGTTTGCTTATCAGTAGTCGGCATTTGTCTACTTTTTCGTGTCTGATTGTGCTGTGTTCCTGAAATACCAAATGAAACAGCCAGCACACCAGAAGATAGGAGTAGTAGATGCTCAGTGGGTTGTTCATCAAACAATCCCCTCACTGGGGAACCAGGTAGATGGACAATGCTCGTCATTTCGTTCTGTTGTCATGAAAAGTAATGACCATTTGGCAATGGTTTATCTTATCAACATCTCTTTCGGTTGGCATCCTGTAGGGAGAAGCACAAGATGGGAAGTCACCATGGCAAGGGGTATGTAGAAGTGTCGAATATAAGTCGGACTTGCTATACATGCGCCATGAAAAAATTACACACCTCTCTCTTCCCCTAGAGCTATTAAGTCTGTAAAACATCGATTCCTTCAGAAGCTTATTATTCATGGACTGTGTTTTGGCTTGTGACAGGTCAGAGAGAGGTGTAGGAGGGAGTGGGGCATGTTTCAGAGACGGATGGATAATGCGGAAAAGGCCTATTTTCGGTCGATTGGAATGGATCCTTCGCAGATGAAATCTCACTAGGGATTCGAATCGCGGCAGTGGATTCTTGCAAGATCATACTCATGGTGATTGACTAGAGCATCGCATATAGTTGTATATCCCATTAATTCGCCGCAGCAGCGCTATTGATTCACCAATGATAGAATATTTCTTGCTATCAGTTGAGAAATTGCTTCAACGTCTTTCAAGAGTTTAGTTGGATTAGTGCCAATTTTCAGTGTCCACGAGTCTTGGCCGCGGAATTACTGTAGAGTCTGGACCGTAAGCGCCTGTGTAGATCCTTTGGCGAATCAACTTCGTCGTCGGAGGGTCCTGAGCCGTTATTTGTGCTATATAGGGAGGGACAATAAGCTAATTATGTTACTATTTATACTCTGTTTGTTTCGAGAAActgaaagatttgaaaaatattttccgttaaaTCTGGCAAAATGAGTGAATTACATATgtttttttgacaatatttaATGAATCAGGCAAAATATAtgttatttcaaattttgatttaaaaaaaaaaagagcccaaCTGAAAAATGGGTTTTTAATGGGTCTGTATTTTAGTCCATTAGCAATTTTGACGTCGATAACTTACTGATTCAGAaaagtaaaatgtaaaaaaaaataggagatAGGTTTACTAAAGTTGttaaaaatgtaattgagtcctaaaatttttaaaaaattataattaagttttaaaatttatcaaattgatgcaatcgaatttttttgttgattctatCCAATTCGGCCAATGGAAAATCTGAATAACggaaaatgcaattgagctTCGGCGGCagattttagaatttttaatgaaCAGT
The genomic region above belongs to Rhodamnia argentea isolate NSW1041297 chromosome 6, ASM2092103v1, whole genome shotgun sequence and contains:
- the LOC115749430 gene encoding uncharacterized protein LOC115749430; this translates as MGNHTRSAGCKKSNDTMRLIITTFFGVVFGFFIGVSFPTLSLIKFNLPTSLQTAVDVKYSEDPKTGLSTQTILNLSGEKGYNSSSDQAQNGTSKIWVPSNPRGAERLPPGIVTAESDFYLRRLWGKPSEDLAIKPRYLVTFTVGYNQRLNIDAAVKKFSENFTILLFHYDGRTTEWDEYEWSKRAIHVSVRKQTKWWYAKRFLHPDIVAPYDYIFIWDEDLGVEHFNAEEYIKLARKHGLEISQPGLEPNKGLTWQMTKRRGDREVHKETEEKPGWCTSPSLPPCAAFVEIMAPVFSRDAWRCVWHMIQNDLVHGWGLDFALRKCVEPAHQKIGVVDAQWVVHQTIPSLGNQGEAQDGKSPWQGVRERCRREWGMFQRRMDNAEKAYFRSIGMDPSQMKSH